One window of Medicago truncatula cultivar Jemalong A17 chromosome 2, MtrunA17r5.0-ANR, whole genome shotgun sequence genomic DNA carries:
- the LOC25488195 gene encoding galactan beta-1,4-galactosyltransferase GALS3 — MAKEREKKLFTTLFGSYAAELKLLITTLLLLCTVATFLQFIPSRFTISASDLRFCISRVSTSQTLLNTTTNTNTNTNNLTVTEKLSTVTSTPPPNLPPPPPSPPLVQTEHVTENGIIKRAFNPYGSAAYNFITMGAYRGGLNTFAIIGIASKPLHLYSKPTYECEWISDTDADTNVGVRDPVTTVGYKILPDWGYGRVYTVVIVNCTFPKPLNTDNSGGKLILNAATSGGGDTSLNITDRIEALTEPKNSVDFNIFTSKPKYDYFYCGSSLYGNLNPQRVREWIAYHVKFFGPSSHFVIHDAGGVHEEVYEVLKPWIELGYVTLQDIRDQERFDGYYHNQFMVVNDCLHRYKFMAKWMFFFDVDEYIYVPPKSTIKSVLDSLSEYNQFTIEQMPMNAKLCHSADYGKTYRKWGIEKLVYKDVKKGIRRDRKYAVQPRSLFATGVHMSQNLDGKTTHKTEGRIKYFHYHGTIAQRRESCKMFLNSTATTYDKTPYELDTTLRDLAGVIKKFEQKMIGNKVQKTRL, encoded by the exons ATggcaaaagaaagagaaaaaaagctCTTCACAACCTTGTTTGGAAGCTACGCAGCTGAACTTAAACTTCTAATTACAACCCTTCTACTTCTTTGCACCGTTGCTacttttcttcaatttattCCTTCTCGTTTCACTATTTCAGCTTCTGATCTTCGCTTTTGCATCTCTAGAGTCTCCACAAGCCAAACACTCCTTAACACaaccacaaacacaaacacaaacacaaacaacttAACAGTAACGGAGAAACTTAGCACCGTTACTTCAACACCTCCACCAAATCTTCCTCCACCGCCACCATCTCCACCGTTAGTTCAAACTGAACATGTAACAGAAAACGGAATTATCAAACGCGCTTTTAACCCTTACGGTTCAGCAGCTTATAACTTCATAACCATGGGTGCTTATCGTGGTGGTTTAAACACTTTTGCCATTATTGGCATAGCTTCTAAACCACTTCATCTTTATAGTAAACCGACTTACGAGTGTGAATGGATCTCTGATACCGACGCTGACACCAACGTCGGTGTCAGAGACCCAGTCACAACAGTAGGTTACAAGATCCTCCCTGACTGGGGCTACGGCCGTGTTTACACGGTCGTAATCGTTAACTGTACTTTCCCAAAACCCTTAAACACTGATAACTCCGGTGGGAAGCTGATTCTCAATGCCGCCACTTCAGGTGGTGGCGACACCAGCTTAAACATAACCGATAGAATCGAAGCTCTCACAGAACCGAAAAACAGTGTAGATTTCAACATTTTCACTTCAAAACCAAAGTATGATTATTTCTACTGCGGTTCATCCTTATATGGAAACTTGAATCCACAGCGTGTTCGTGAATGGATCGCATACCATGTGAAATTCTTTGGACCAAGTTCACATTTTGTGATACATGATGCTGGTGGTGTTCATGAAGAGGTTTATGAAGTTTTGAAACCATGGATTGAACTTGGGTATGTTACATTGCAAGATATAAGGGATCAAGAAAGGTTTGATGGGTATTATCATAATCAGTTTATGGTTGTGAATGATTGTTTGCATAGGTATAAGTTTATGGCTAAGTGGATGTTCTTTTTTGATGTGGATGAGTATATCTATGTTCCTCCTAAAAGTACTATCAAATCTGTGCTTGATTCTTTATCCGAGTACAATCAGTTTACCATTGAACAGATGCCTATGAATGCTAAGCTTTGTCACTCTGCTGATTATGGAAAAACTTATAG GAAATGGGGAATTGAGAAGTTGGTGTACAAAGATGTAAAGAAAGGGATTAGAAGAGACAGAAAATATGCAGTGCAACCACGTAGCTTATTTGCAACTGGTGTTCACATGTCACAAAATTTAGATGGAAAAACAACTCACAAAACTGAAGGAAggataaaatattttcactaTCATGGAACCATAGCTCAAAGAAGAGAATCATGTAAAATGTTTCTAAATTCAACAGCAACCACATATGACAAAACACCTTATGAGTTGGATACAACTTTGAGAGACCTTGCTGGTGTGATCAAGAAATTTGAGCAAAAGATGATTGGAAACAAAGTACAGAAGACACGGCTATGA